In Brachypodium distachyon strain Bd21 chromosome 2, Brachypodium_distachyon_v3.0, whole genome shotgun sequence, one genomic interval encodes:
- the LOC100837178 gene encoding uncharacterized protein LOC100837178 has translation MSGAQGAHPVGQTTPTTYESVGGGENRTRTDLRSREDQGNIQIEKVQDKVQDAASRKVDDSAFAARKEPGHDGDAGATGTGA, from the coding sequence ATGTCGGGGGCACAGGGGGCGCACCCGGTCGGGcagacgacgccgacgacgtaCGAGTCCGTGGGCGGCGGGGAGAACCGCACGCGCACGGACCTGCGGTCGCGGGAGGACCAGGGCAACATCCAGATCGAGAAGGTGCAGGACAAGGTCCAGGACGCCGCGTCGCGCAAGGTGGACGACAGCGCCTTCGCTGCCAGGAAGGAGCCGGGCCACGACGGCGACGCTGGAgccaccggcaccggcgcctgA
- the LOC100841320 gene encoding membrane-bound transcription factor site-2 protease homolog isoform X1 produces the protein MFGGGGRSRRRGRAPAATLPSSTASNRTEHSVSCWYCDCKIYAFNDMVFNLGWKHARYIKAWFSVGVYFSLIALVGISLFLLWDPIGALYSSGGSVGTWLQNLLASSFSVSIMDTAIIIGSTILSVAFHEFGHAIAAASEGLQMEYVAIFIAILFPGALVALNYDLVQNLPPFSMLRIYCAGIWHNVMFCAACMLMTSLLPVVLYPLYVSGDGLIVMGVPQTSPLSGYLSVHDVILAVDGLNMRKTDEWMKMLAQDTVEKNSSHAFIEGFQSYGAASSGKGYCVPNSWMDASKNLWQINDKVSCPDELIAFGKFTCNGSTTFSGTGRAEKKEAEDKYCLIAKDVVKLKKCGHGWRGTDEEISCTCLEDEYCLVPILTSGSSWIEISYARPYSFECLQRERNLSSWHATNKNFGLGPCEGTFVYVGDPLSAGRSVKLSPYRPRWQLFLFIADVPYILENCLNCLLHVSAALAAVNCLPVYFLDGDAILETTLFYVGWFPRRQQQMIIKVCRFLWTALSIIMFSRILYSMTVYNG, from the exons AtgttcggcggcggcggacgcagcaggcggcgcgggcgcgcgccgGCAGCCACCCTGCCTTCGAGCACCGCCTCGAATCGCACCGAGCACTCCGTTTCGTGCTG GTACTGTGACTGCAAGATATATGCCTTCAATGACATGGTATTCAATTTGGGATGGAAACATGCTAG ATACATCAAAGCATGGTTTTCTGTAGGAGTTTATTTCTCTCTCATTGCTCTAGTTGGTATATCTCTG TTCCTATTATGGGATCCAATTGGTGCATTATATTCTAGTGGCGGATCTGTTGGTACCTGGTTACAAAATCTACTG GCTTCCAGCTTCAGCGTATCGATAATGGACACCGCAATAATCATAGGATCAACAATCTTATCTGTCGCTTTTCATGAATTTGGACATGCTATTGCAGCTGCAAG CGAGGGTTTACAGATGGAATATGTTGCAATATTCATAGCTATACTTTTTCCTGGGGCATTAGTTGCTCTGAACTATGACCTGGTGCAGAATCTACCTCCTTTTTCAATGCTTCGGATTTATTGCGCGGGAATTTGGCATAATGTTATG TTTTGTGCAGCATGTATGCTCATGACATCATTACTTCCTGTGGTTCTCTATCCTCTCTATGTGAGTGGTGATGGCCTTATT GTCATGGGAGTCCCACAAACATCTCCTCTGTCAGGGTATTTGTCTGTTCATGATGTTATCCTTGCTGTGGATGGTCTCAACATGAGAAAAACTGACGAATGGATGAAAATGCTGGCTCAAGATACCGTAGAAAAAAACAGCAGTCATGCGTTCATAGAAGGTTTTCAGAGCTATGGTGCCGCTAGTTCTGGCAAGGGTTATTGTGTCCCCAACTCATGGATGGATGCAAGCAAGAATCTCTGGCAGATAAATGACAAGGTATCTTGCCCAGATGAGCTGATAGCCTTTGGAAAATTCACCTGTAATGGTTCCACGACTTTTTCTGGGACTGGCAGagctgaaaagaaagaagctgAGGACAAATATTGCTTGATTGCAAAAGATGTAGTTAAACTTAAAAAATGTGGACATGGATGGCGGGGTACAGATGAAGAAATTAGCTGTACCTGTTTGGAG GATGAATACTGCTTGGTGCCTATTCTGACATCTGGATCTTCATGGATAGAGATCTCCTATGCAAGGCCATATTCTTTTGAGTGTTTACAGAGAGAACGAAATTTATCATCATGGCATGCTACCAATAAGAACTTTGGTCTGGGTCCTTGTGAGGGAACTTTTGTTTATGTGGGTGATCCGTTATCAGCAGGGCGTTCTGTTAAGTTATCCCCCTACAGGCCCCGATGGCAACTCTTCCTTTTTATTGCGGATGTTCCTTATATCTTGGAAAATTGTTTAAATTGCTTGCTTCATGTGTCTGCGGCATTGGCTGCAGTTAACTGCTTACCA GTATATTTCCTGGATGGGGACGCAATTTTGGAGACTACCTTATTCTACGTTGGTTGGTTTCCCCGAAGACAGCAGCAAATGATTATTAAGGTTTGCCGCTTTCTGTGGACCGCCCTATCCATCATCATGTTCTCAAGGATCCTATATTCCATGACGGTATATAATGGTTAG
- the LOC100836868 gene encoding CTP synthase gives MKYVVVTGGVVSGLGKGVTASSIGAVLKSCGLRVTTIKIDPYLNTDAGTMSPIEHGEVFVLDDGGEVDLDLGNYERFLDIKLTGDNNITTGKIYQAVIDKERRGDYLGKTVQVVPHITDEIQDWIERVAMNPVDGKEGPPDVCVIELGGTIGDIESMPFIEALGQFSYRVGTGNFCLVHVSLVPVLTVVGEQKTKPTQHSVRGLRGLGLAPDILACRSTEPLEEHVTAKLSQFCNVPISSIVNLHDVTNIWHIPLLLRDQKAHEAILKVLDLQLLGKVPREPKLAEWTERASKLDKLKTPVTIAVVGKYTGLSDSYLSIQKALLHASVVMERKLVVEWIPSCDLEDSAAKDTHEAYQKAWKLLKGADGVLVPGGFGDRGVQGKILAAKYARENNVPYLGICLGMQIAVIEFARSVMKLCSANSTEFDPATTSPCVIFMPEGSRTQMGATMRLGSRRTYFLGNNCKSGKLYGNASFVDERHRHRYEVNPEIVPELEKAGLSFVGKDESGSRMEIVELPSHDFFIGVQFHPEFKSRPGKPSPLFLGLIAAASGQLDLLLQRSSGVVSSNLAPRCITKGTTVPVIKVYPNGHIKKPLKSLVNGYYTNSNGIHI, from the exons ATGAAGTACGTTGTGGTGACCGGAGGGGTGGTGAGTGGGCTCGGCAAGGGCGTGACGGCCAGCAGCATCGGCGCCGTGCTCAAGTCCTGCGGCCTCCGGGTCACCACCATCAAGATCG ATCCATACCTCAACACTGATGCCGGCACCATGTCTCCGATTGAGCATGGCGAGGTCTTTGTTTTGGACGATGGCGGAGAG GTGGACTTGGACCTTGGAAACTATGAGCGTTTTCTGGATATCAAATTGACCGGTGACAACAATATAACGACAGGAAAGATCTATCAG gcTGTCATTGACAAAGAAAGGAGAGGAGACTACTTGGGGAAAACCGTCCAG GTTGTGCCACATATTACAGATGAAATACAAGACTGGATTGAACGTGTGGCGATGAATCCGGTCGACGGGAAAGAAGGGCCTCCGGACGTTTGTGTCATAGAACTCGGCGGCACTATAG GGGATATTGAATCAATGCCTTTTATTGAAGCTTTAGGCCAATTTTCATACCGCGTAG GAACTGGAAATTTCTGCCTGGTCCATGTCAGTCTTGTTCCAGTTCTAACTGTAGTTGGTGAACAG AAAACTAAGCCCACCCAGCATAGTGTTCGTGGCCTAAGGGGACTTGGATTGGCACCTGATATTTTAGCATGTCGCAGCACTGAG CCACTGGAAGAACATGTGACAGCCAAGCTCTCACAATTCTGCAACGTTCCA ATTTCAAGTATCGTGAATCTCCATGACGTTACAAACATTTGGCACATCCCTTTGTTGCTAAGG GACCAGAAGGCACATGAAGCTATTCTTAAAGTTTTAGATCTTCAGct TCTTGGCAAGGTACCTCGAGAACCTAAGTTGGCTGAATGGACTGAAAGAGCCAGCAAGTTAGACAAACTGAAGACTCCG GTTACGATTGCCGTTGTTGGTAAATATACTGGCCTCTCGGATTCCTACCTGTCTATTCAAAAG GCTCTTTTGCACGCATCAGTTGTGATGGAAAGAAAACTTGTAGTAGAGTGGATTCCATCCTGTGATCTTGAAGATTCTGCAGCTAAAGAT ACCCATGAAGCCTATCAAAAAGCATGGAAACTACTGAAG GGCGCGGACGGTGTACTTGTTCCTGGAGGTTTTGGAGACAGAGGAGTTCAGGGCAAAATTCTCGCTGCAAAATATGCACGGGAGAACAATGTTCCGTATCTTGGCATTTGCTTGGGTATGCAAATTGCAGTGATTGAGTTTGCCCGTTCCGTCATGAAATTATGCAGCGCAAATAGCACAGAGTTTGATCCAGCTACAACATCACCTTGTGTCATTTTCATGCCAGAG GGCTCCAGAACCCAAATGGGGGCGACGATGCGACTGGGATCAAGGAGAACATATTTCCTAGGCAACAACTGCAAATCTGGAAAGCT GTACGGCAATGCTAGCTTCGTCGACGAAAGACATCGACACAGATACGAG GTGAACCCTGAAATAGTCCCAGAGCTAGAGAAGGCCGGGCTTTCATTTGTTGGCAAGGATGAAAGTGGAAGTCGAATGGAG ATCGTTGAACTGCCCAGTCATGATTTCTTCATCGGTGTACAATTCCATCCTGAGTTCAAGTCAAGACCAGGAAAGCCATCTCCACTTTTCTTAG GGTTGATAGCAGCGGCATCTGGGCAGCTAGACCTTTTGCTCCAGCGCAGCAGCGGTGTTGTCTCTTCGAACTTGGCACCGAGATGTATCACCAAAGGCACCACTGTCCCGGTCATCAAAGTGTACCCAAACGGGCACATCAAGAAGCCGTTGAAAAGCCTGGTGAATGGGTACTACACAAATAGCAACGGCATCCACATCTAG
- the LOC100841320 gene encoding membrane-bound transcription factor site-2 protease homolog isoform X2 → MFGGGGRSRRRGRAPAATLPSSTASNRTEHSVSCWYCDCKIYAFNDMVFNLGWKHARYIKAWFSVGVYFSLIALVGISLFLLWDPIGALYSSGGSVGTWLQNLLASSFSVSIMDTAIIIGSTILSVAFHEFGHAIAAASEGLQMEYVAIFIAILFPGALVALNYDLVQNLPPFSMLRIYCAGIWHNVMFCAACMLMTSLLPVVLYPLYVSGDGLIVMGVPQTSPLSGYLSVHDVILAVDGLNMRKTDEWMKMLAQDTVEKNSSHAFIEGFQSYGAASSGKGYCVPNSWMDASKNLWQINDKVSCPDELIAFGKFTCNGSTTFSGTGRAEKKEAEDKYCLIAKDVVKLKKCGHGWRGTDEEISCTCLEDEYCLVPILTSGSSWIEISYARPYSFECLQRERNLSSWHATNKNFGLGPCEGTFVYVGDPLSAGRSVKLSPYRPRWQLFLFIADVPYILENCLNCLLHVSAALAAVNCLPL, encoded by the exons AtgttcggcggcggcggacgcagcaggcggcgcgggcgcgcgccgGCAGCCACCCTGCCTTCGAGCACCGCCTCGAATCGCACCGAGCACTCCGTTTCGTGCTG GTACTGTGACTGCAAGATATATGCCTTCAATGACATGGTATTCAATTTGGGATGGAAACATGCTAG ATACATCAAAGCATGGTTTTCTGTAGGAGTTTATTTCTCTCTCATTGCTCTAGTTGGTATATCTCTG TTCCTATTATGGGATCCAATTGGTGCATTATATTCTAGTGGCGGATCTGTTGGTACCTGGTTACAAAATCTACTG GCTTCCAGCTTCAGCGTATCGATAATGGACACCGCAATAATCATAGGATCAACAATCTTATCTGTCGCTTTTCATGAATTTGGACATGCTATTGCAGCTGCAAG CGAGGGTTTACAGATGGAATATGTTGCAATATTCATAGCTATACTTTTTCCTGGGGCATTAGTTGCTCTGAACTATGACCTGGTGCAGAATCTACCTCCTTTTTCAATGCTTCGGATTTATTGCGCGGGAATTTGGCATAATGTTATG TTTTGTGCAGCATGTATGCTCATGACATCATTACTTCCTGTGGTTCTCTATCCTCTCTATGTGAGTGGTGATGGCCTTATT GTCATGGGAGTCCCACAAACATCTCCTCTGTCAGGGTATTTGTCTGTTCATGATGTTATCCTTGCTGTGGATGGTCTCAACATGAGAAAAACTGACGAATGGATGAAAATGCTGGCTCAAGATACCGTAGAAAAAAACAGCAGTCATGCGTTCATAGAAGGTTTTCAGAGCTATGGTGCCGCTAGTTCTGGCAAGGGTTATTGTGTCCCCAACTCATGGATGGATGCAAGCAAGAATCTCTGGCAGATAAATGACAAGGTATCTTGCCCAGATGAGCTGATAGCCTTTGGAAAATTCACCTGTAATGGTTCCACGACTTTTTCTGGGACTGGCAGagctgaaaagaaagaagctgAGGACAAATATTGCTTGATTGCAAAAGATGTAGTTAAACTTAAAAAATGTGGACATGGATGGCGGGGTACAGATGAAGAAATTAGCTGTACCTGTTTGGAG GATGAATACTGCTTGGTGCCTATTCTGACATCTGGATCTTCATGGATAGAGATCTCCTATGCAAGGCCATATTCTTTTGAGTGTTTACAGAGAGAACGAAATTTATCATCATGGCATGCTACCAATAAGAACTTTGGTCTGGGTCCTTGTGAGGGAACTTTTGTTTATGTGGGTGATCCGTTATCAGCAGGGCGTTCTGTTAAGTTATCCCCCTACAGGCCCCGATGGCAACTCTTCCTTTTTATTGCGGATGTTCCTTATATCTTGGAAAATTGTTTAAATTGCTTGCTTCATGTGTCTGCGGCATTGGCTGCAGTTAACTGCTTACCA TTGTGA